The following are encoded in a window of Methylicorpusculum oleiharenae genomic DNA:
- the dnaJ gene encoding molecular chaperone DnaJ → MAKEDYYKLLGVDRNASDAEIKKSYRSKAMKFHPDRNKENPEESEAKFKQIKEAYEVLSDPKKRSAYDQFGHAGVDGSMGGRSGGFTGESFSDVFSDVFGDIFGGGRQRSGVQRGADLRYNLELSLEEAVGGTEAKIRVPVLVVCNECDGSGAKKGSSPVTCSTCHGHGQVRMQQGFFSVQQTCPTCHGSGKQIKDPCRKCHGQGRVQDTKTLSVKVPAGVDIGDRIRLSGEGEAGLNGGPSGDLYVQINVRDHAIFTRDGANLYCEVPISFPTACLGGELEVPTLDGKVKLKIPAETQTGKLFRLRGKGVKPVRGGAVGDLLCRVIIETPIHLTKDQRDMIEQLGQSLVGGGKHHSPQEHSWLDGVKSFFEKLTG, encoded by the coding sequence ATGGCAAAAGAAGATTATTACAAGCTCCTCGGTGTCGATAGAAACGCCAGTGATGCGGAGATAAAGAAGAGTTACCGCAGCAAAGCGATGAAATTTCACCCGGATAGAAATAAAGAAAATCCTGAAGAATCAGAGGCGAAATTCAAGCAAATCAAGGAAGCCTACGAGGTATTGTCTGACCCCAAGAAGCGCTCAGCTTACGATCAGTTCGGGCATGCCGGGGTCGACGGTTCAATGGGCGGAAGATCGGGAGGATTTACCGGCGAAAGTTTCAGTGATGTATTCAGTGATGTATTCGGGGATATTTTTGGCGGAGGACGTCAGCGCAGCGGCGTTCAGCGCGGTGCTGATTTACGTTATAACCTTGAATTAAGTCTGGAAGAGGCCGTCGGGGGCACAGAAGCAAAAATCAGAGTTCCTGTCTTAGTGGTGTGTAACGAATGTGATGGTTCGGGCGCAAAAAAAGGCAGCTCTCCGGTCACGTGTTCAACCTGTCATGGTCATGGCCAGGTGAGAATGCAGCAGGGCTTTTTTTCCGTGCAACAAACATGTCCTACCTGTCACGGATCCGGAAAGCAAATTAAAGATCCTTGCCGAAAATGTCATGGTCAGGGCCGTGTCCAGGATACTAAAACTCTATCGGTCAAAGTGCCTGCAGGTGTCGATATTGGTGACCGGATCAGGTTGAGCGGGGAAGGTGAGGCCGGACTCAATGGGGGACCTTCCGGCGATTTATATGTTCAGATCAATGTCAGAGATCATGCGATATTCACTCGAGATGGCGCCAACTTGTATTGTGAAGTGCCTATTAGTTTTCCAACTGCTTGTTTAGGCGGAGAGCTTGAGGTCCCGACACTGGATGGTAAGGTTAAACTTAAAATTCCGGCGGAGACACAAACCGGAAAATTATTCAGGTTGAGAGGCAAAGGCGTAAAGCCGGTTAGAGGCGGTGCGGTAGGTGACTTGCTTTGCCGGGTCATTATTGAGACGCCGATTCATTTAACCAAAGACCAAAGAGACATGATTGAACAATTGGGGCAATCCTTGGTGGGTGGTGGTAAGCATCATAGTCCACAGGAACATTCCTGGCTGGACGGTGTAAAAAGCTTTTTTGAAAAACTGACAGGTTAG
- the dnaK gene encoding molecular chaperone DnaK yields MAKIIGIDLGTTNSCVAVLENGTARVIENSEGARTTPSIIAFTKDGEVLVGQSAKRQAVTNPENTLFAIKRLIGRRFKDDVVQKDIKMVPYKIIPADNGDAWVECHGKKMAAPEISSRILMKLKKDAEAYLGEEVKEAVITVPAYFNDSQRQATKDAGRIAGLDVKRIINEPTAAALAFGMDKPKGDMKIAVYDLGGGTFDISIIEIAEIEGEHQFEVLSTNGDTFLGGEDFDLRIIDFLADEFKKDSGIDLHNDPLALQRLKEAAEKAKIELSSTQQTDINLPYVTADASGPKHLNVKLTRAKLESLVEDLVERTKAPCLMAIKDAGLSASDINDVILVGGQSRMPRVQDFVKSLFGREPRKDVNPDEAVALGAAIQAGVLGGEVKDVLLLDVTPLSLGIETMGGVMTKLIEKNTTIPTNASQVFSTAEDNQTAVTVHVLQGEREVASGNKSLGRFDLSDIPLAPRGVPQIEVAFDIDANGILNVSAKDKATGKKQSIVIKASSGLGEDEVQRMIKDAEAHADEDRKIAKLVGARNHAEGMVHATEKSLKELEGQVESSEKSAIESAIKDLKDAIKGSDIDVIEAKTNALTELSGKLAERVYAQKDESETKAEGQSSGSSSSTADDGVVDAEFEEVKEDDKK; encoded by the coding sequence ATGGCTAAAATTATTGGCATAGATTTAGGAACCACTAACTCGTGCGTAGCAGTGCTGGAAAACGGAACGGCGCGCGTGATTGAAAATAGCGAGGGTGCAAGAACGACGCCTTCTATCATCGCGTTTACCAAAGACGGTGAAGTACTGGTCGGGCAATCTGCCAAGCGCCAGGCAGTAACCAATCCTGAAAATACCTTGTTTGCAATCAAACGCTTGATCGGTAGACGCTTTAAAGATGATGTTGTACAAAAAGACATCAAAATGGTGCCTTATAAAATCATACCGGCTGATAATGGTGATGCGTGGGTAGAGTGTCATGGCAAGAAAATGGCTGCTCCGGAAATTTCATCACGGATTTTGATGAAGCTCAAAAAAGATGCGGAAGCTTATCTGGGCGAAGAAGTCAAAGAAGCGGTTATTACTGTACCCGCTTATTTTAATGATTCACAAAGACAGGCCACAAAAGATGCCGGACGTATTGCGGGTCTGGATGTCAAACGGATTATTAACGAACCCACAGCGGCAGCTTTGGCGTTCGGTATGGATAAGCCCAAAGGTGACATGAAAATTGCAGTCTATGACCTGGGTGGCGGTACTTTTGACATTTCTATTATTGAAATAGCTGAAATCGAGGGTGAGCATCAGTTTGAAGTGTTATCCACCAATGGTGATACCTTCCTCGGTGGTGAAGATTTTGATTTGCGAATCATCGATTTTCTGGCGGATGAATTTAAAAAAGATTCCGGTATTGATTTGCATAATGATCCTTTAGCATTACAGCGTTTGAAAGAAGCAGCTGAAAAAGCAAAAATCGAATTATCTTCAACGCAACAAACCGATATCAATTTGCCTTATGTCACAGCGGATGCATCAGGTCCAAAGCATTTGAACGTCAAGTTGACGCGGGCAAAACTGGAATCTCTGGTTGAAGATCTGGTTGAAAGAACCAAAGCGCCTTGTTTGATGGCAATTAAAGATGCAGGCCTGTCTGCGTCCGATATCAATGATGTTATTCTAGTCGGCGGTCAATCTCGTATGCCGCGTGTACAGGATTTTGTTAAATCCTTGTTCGGCAGAGAGCCTCGTAAAGACGTAAATCCGGATGAAGCAGTTGCCTTAGGTGCTGCGATTCAGGCGGGTGTGTTAGGCGGGGAAGTTAAAGACGTGTTGTTACTGGACGTAACGCCATTATCGTTGGGTATAGAAACGATGGGCGGCGTCATGACAAAACTGATTGAAAAAAACACAACGATACCGACCAATGCCTCACAGGTTTTCTCGACAGCAGAAGATAACCAGACGGCCGTTACCGTCCATGTATTGCAAGGCGAACGCGAAGTGGCCAGCGGCAACAAATCGTTGGGCCGGTTTGATTTGTCCGATATTCCACTTGCACCGCGCGGTGTGCCGCAAATCGAAGTGGCGTTCGATATTGATGCAAACGGTATCTTGAATGTTTCGGCCAAAGACAAGGCGACGGGTAAAAAACAATCTATTGTCATCAAAGCCTCCAGTGGTCTTGGCGAAGATGAAGTCCAGCGTATGATCAAAGATGCGGAAGCTCATGCAGACGAAGACCGCAAAATTGCCAAACTGGTCGGTGCCCGCAATCATGCCGAAGGTATGGTTCATGCGACAGAAAAATCCTTGAAGGAATTGGAAGGTCAAGTTGAGTCTTCAGAGAAGTCAGCGATTGAGTCCGCCATTAAAGATTTGAAGGATGCGATTAAAGGTAGCGATATTGACGTCATTGAAGCTAAAACCAATGCGCTGACTGAACTTTCCGGTAAGCTGGCCGAGCGCGTTTATGCTCAAAAAGATGAATCTGAAACCAAAGCCGAAGGACAAAGTTCCGGATCAAGTTCATCGACAGCGGATGATGGGGTGGTCGATGCTGAGTTTGAGGAAGTTAAAGAAGACGATAAAAAATAG
- the grpE gene encoding nucleotide exchange factor GrpE, with translation MSNEQELPEAANQEELKIEAEVTPEIQEPPTEEVAVQPPEVQEDLSAELQKKLEQAEQKASENWDRAMRLQAEMENLKKRIQKDLESAHKYALESFAKELLAVLDSLELGLQAASGESPEVQKFREGSELTIKQFESVFTKFNIEVVNPIGQPFNPELHQAMAMQPSADAEPNSVLNVFQKGYVLNGRLLRPAMVVVAKAEEKPPENTPKIDEQA, from the coding sequence ATGAGTAACGAGCAGGAGTTGCCAGAGGCAGCGAACCAAGAAGAACTAAAAATTGAGGCTGAAGTAACACCCGAAATTCAGGAGCCGCCAACCGAAGAAGTTGCCGTGCAGCCGCCTGAAGTCCAAGAGGATTTATCGGCAGAGCTGCAGAAAAAGCTGGAACAGGCCGAACAAAAAGCCTCTGAAAATTGGGATAGGGCTATGCGTCTTCAGGCAGAAATGGAAAATCTGAAAAAACGTATTCAAAAAGATTTGGAAAGCGCTCATAAGTACGCGCTGGAAAGTTTTGCAAAAGAATTATTAGCCGTGCTCGATAGTCTTGAACTTGGCTTGCAGGCTGCAAGTGGCGAGAGTCCCGAAGTCCAAAAATTCCGTGAAGGCAGCGAATTAACGATTAAACAGTTCGAATCTGTTTTTACAAAATTCAATATTGAAGTCGTCAATCCGATAGGCCAGCCCTTCAATCCTGAATTACACCAGGCTATGGCTATGCAACCTTCGGCAGATGCGGAGCCTAATTCCGTTTTGAACGTTTTTCAAAAAGGTTATGTATTAAACGGCCGCTTATTACGGCCCGCAATGGTTGTGGTTGCAAAGGCGGAAGAAAAGCCGCCTGAAAATACACCCAAAATAGATGAGCAGGCTTGA
- the hrcA gene encoding heat-inducible transcriptional repressor HrcA, giving the protein MVEKKNQALNERSLLLLKSLIERYIYDGQPVGSRVLSKDPALNLSPATIRNVMADLEDLGLIHSPHTSAGRVPTVSGYRLFVDSLLTVKPLEISELNLIQSSLVAKNDINQSIGVASKLLSDLTRMTGVVTLPKRELVSLRHIEFLPLSNTRVLVILVTNEQEVHNKIIHTSREFSPSELQQIANYINTMYSGRSLAAVKKAVIEELKVAQERMNQEMLDVVQMAKLALDQDENSEDCVISGETNLMGFSELSDIDRLKQLFDAFSQKHNVIHLLDQCLNAEGVQIFIGEESGYQPFNQCSLVTSSYSIDDEVVGVLAVIGPTRMAYEKVIPFVDLTAKLLGAALNPKTLAP; this is encoded by the coding sequence ATGGTTGAGAAAAAAAATCAGGCTTTAAACGAAAGATCTTTACTGTTACTTAAATCCTTGATTGAACGGTACATCTATGATGGTCAACCGGTAGGGTCAAGAGTTTTGTCCAAAGATCCGGCGCTTAATTTAAGTCCCGCTACCATCAGGAATGTGATGGCCGATCTGGAAGATCTTGGTCTTATTCATTCGCCGCATACCTCGGCAGGGAGAGTTCCAACCGTAAGCGGTTATCGCTTGTTTGTTGATTCACTGTTGACCGTGAAGCCGCTTGAAATCAGTGAGCTCAATCTTATTCAAAGCAGTTTGGTTGCAAAAAACGATATTAATCAATCTATTGGCGTTGCTTCAAAGTTGTTGTCCGATTTGACCCGAATGACCGGTGTAGTGACGTTGCCTAAAAGAGAACTGGTTAGTTTGCGGCATATTGAATTTCTGCCTTTATCGAATACCCGTGTATTGGTTATTTTGGTAACGAATGAACAAGAGGTTCACAACAAGATTATCCATACCTCCCGCGAGTTTTCTCCCTCGGAATTGCAGCAAATCGCCAATTACATCAACACTATGTACTCCGGACGTAGTTTGGCCGCAGTAAAAAAAGCGGTGATTGAGGAGTTGAAAGTCGCTCAGGAACGGATGAATCAGGAAATGCTGGATGTCGTGCAAATGGCTAAATTGGCGTTAGACCAGGACGAGAATTCTGAAGATTGTGTGATCAGTGGTGAGACCAATTTGATGGGCTTTTCCGAACTGTCGGATATTGATCGTCTAAAACAGCTTTTTGACGCCTTTAGCCAAAAACACAATGTGATTCATTTGCTTGATCAATGCCTTAATGCTGAAGGCGTCCAAATTTTTATCGGTGAGGAATCCGGCTATCAACCTTTTAATCAGTGCAGTTTGGTGACTTCGTCTTACTCTATAGACGATGAAGTGGTGGGGGTGTTAGCGGTTATCGGTCCTACACGCATGGCTTATGAAAAAGTGATTCCTTTTGTTGATCTGACGGCAAAATTATTGGGTGCAGCCTTGAATCCGAAAACATTGGCCCCATGA
- a CDS encoding NAD(+) kinase yields MHTLFKKIGIIGKSSDPGIAETLTLLYQFLQRCRYHVFVDAQSAGFIDESDVKTCAAEEMGLHCDLVIAAGGDGTFLSAARAIAPYNIPLIGVNLGRLGFLVDISPDVLLVKLNQILNGAFREEKRFLLHTKIIRDNAVIHEQTAVNEVVIHRWITPSMIEIVTHIDGVFLNSQRSDGLIVSTPTGSTAYSLSAGGPILHPSLNALVLVPLNPHTLTNRPIVIDDSSHIEISFCQTKQINALVTCDHLEIPDVLISDKILINKDPKPIRILHPEGHDFYHILRKKLNWSSS; encoded by the coding sequence ATGCATACACTGTTCAAAAAGATTGGCATTATTGGAAAATCAAGTGACCCGGGTATTGCTGAAACATTAACCTTGCTCTATCAATTTTTGCAGCGGTGCCGATACCACGTCTTTGTTGATGCGCAAAGCGCAGGATTTATTGACGAATCCGACGTCAAGACCTGTGCTGCCGAAGAAATGGGACTGCATTGTGATCTGGTTATCGCTGCAGGCGGTGACGGGACTTTTTTATCAGCGGCGCGCGCCATTGCGCCTTACAACATTCCACTGATTGGCGTTAATTTAGGCCGATTGGGGTTTTTGGTGGATATTTCTCCCGATGTGCTTCTGGTCAAACTCAACCAAATTCTCAACGGTGCATTCCGGGAAGAAAAGCGCTTTTTACTGCACACCAAAATCATCAGGGACAATGCGGTCATTCATGAGCAAACCGCCGTCAATGAAGTGGTGATCCACCGCTGGATTACGCCGAGCATGATAGAGATTGTTACCCATATTGACGGGGTTTTTCTTAATTCACAGCGCTCCGATGGCCTGATCGTCTCTACGCCGACCGGATCGACCGCCTACTCATTATCGGCCGGGGGACCGATACTGCATCCTTCGCTAAATGCATTGGTCTTAGTTCCGCTTAACCCGCATACCCTGACAAACCGCCCAATAGTAATAGATGATTCCTCTCATATTGAAATCAGCTTTTGCCAGACCAAACAAATCAATGCCTTGGTCACTTGTGATCACCTGGAAATCCCTGACGTTTTGATCAGCGATAAAATTTTAATCAACAAAGACCCAAAACCGATTAGAATTCTGCATCCCGAAGGACATGATTTTTATCATATACTTAGAAAAAAACTTAACTGGAGCAGCAGTTAA
- the recN gene encoding DNA repair protein RecN yields the protein MLLNLTINDLAVVQSLELALEKGMSVLTGETGAGKSILLTALGLALGDRADSGYIRPHSKRAEINLEFDLSDAPLAKTWLENNELDHENQCLIRRVISQDGRSKAFINDRPVTLQSLQDLSEKLVEIHGQHAHLTLLHNDEQRRLLDDFAQNQGLLEQLQACHQKWLNTNKSLKALLKANSDKAEREELLKFQIEELQQLDLDHFNYTELTEEHSQLAHLGEILTVGHQQLDVLYENDEMSIHHLLGYSINALTDLSRFAPALESVSTLLTEAHIQIEEASQQLRRYMDSLEADPKRLSWLDNQIGIIQNLSRKHQVIPEQLPELAIRLDEELANLTHSSERIEELSAASVALLTEYRKLADQLSEARREGALKLQTQITTMIKELGMPQGDFMVRISPFEDETPRQQGLDKVEFLVSANPGLPPKPLAKVASGGELSRISLAIQVTTSNDKSTPTMIFDEVDSGIGGGIAEIVGQKLRRLSHNRQVICVTHLPQVAAQAHHHLFVAKNNQSEMTSSTVSQLDEQQQIDEIARMLGGVNITENTLAHAKEMLMTGKNEP from the coding sequence ATGCTATTAAATCTCACAATCAATGATTTGGCCGTGGTTCAATCGCTTGAACTGGCGCTTGAAAAGGGCATGTCGGTGCTGACCGGCGAAACGGGGGCCGGAAAATCCATTTTACTGACCGCGTTAGGTCTTGCCTTGGGTGACAGAGCCGATTCGGGTTATATCCGGCCGCATTCAAAGCGGGCGGAAATTAATCTTGAATTCGACCTATCCGATGCACCCTTAGCCAAAACCTGGCTGGAAAACAATGAATTGGACCATGAAAATCAGTGTTTGATTCGCCGGGTGATCAGTCAGGATGGACGTTCAAAAGCCTTTATCAACGACCGCCCCGTGACCTTGCAATCACTGCAAGATCTGAGCGAGAAGCTGGTCGAAATTCACGGCCAACATGCTCATCTGACTTTGCTGCACAACGACGAGCAACGCCGCCTGTTAGATGACTTTGCTCAAAACCAGGGCTTACTCGAACAGCTTCAGGCCTGCCATCAGAAATGGCTTAATACCAACAAATCACTCAAAGCGTTATTGAAAGCCAATTCGGATAAAGCCGAACGCGAAGAATTACTGAAATTTCAGATAGAAGAGTTACAACAACTGGATCTGGACCATTTCAACTACACGGAGTTGACGGAAGAACACAGCCAACTGGCGCATTTAGGTGAGATTTTAACCGTCGGACATCAGCAGCTCGATGTGCTGTACGAAAACGACGAAATGTCGATTCACCACCTGCTAGGGTATTCCATTAATGCGTTAACGGATCTCAGCCGTTTTGCTCCGGCGCTCGAAAGCGTGAGCACCCTCCTCACTGAAGCGCACATTCAGATCGAAGAAGCTTCTCAACAATTACGCAGATACATGGACAGCCTGGAAGCCGATCCTAAGCGACTATCCTGGCTGGATAATCAAATCGGCATCATTCAGAACTTAAGCCGAAAACACCAGGTAATACCTGAGCAATTACCCGAACTGGCGATAAGGCTTGATGAGGAATTGGCCAATCTGACGCACAGCAGTGAACGCATTGAAGAACTGAGTGCCGCATCCGTAGCTTTGCTGACCGAATACCGCAAATTGGCCGACCAGTTAAGCGAGGCACGCAGAGAAGGCGCGCTCAAACTGCAAACTCAAATCACGACGATGATTAAAGAACTGGGTATGCCGCAAGGTGATTTTATGGTTAGAATTTCGCCGTTTGAAGATGAAACACCTCGCCAGCAGGGTCTTGATAAGGTCGAATTTCTGGTTAGCGCAAACCCAGGATTACCCCCAAAACCCCTAGCCAAAGTGGCATCCGGAGGTGAATTATCAAGAATCAGTCTGGCCATCCAAGTGACAACGAGTAACGACAAATCAACACCCACCATGATATTCGACGAAGTCGACTCCGGGATTGGCGGCGGCATAGCAGAAATTGTCGGACAAAAACTGCGGCGCTTGAGCCATAACAGGCAAGTCATCTGTGTCACTCATTTACCGCAGGTTGCGGCTCAGGCCCATCATCATCTTTTTGTTGCCAAAAACAACCAGTCCGAAATGACGTCCTCTACCGTCTCACAACTTGATGAACAACAACAAATAGATGAAATCGCCCGGATGCTGGGCGGCGTTAATATCACAGAAAACACGCTGGCACATGCCAAGGAAATGCTGATGACCGGAAAAAATGAACCATGA
- a CDS encoding DUF2238 domain-containing protein codes for MTKIWLVIFFAGFFWSGFEPKDQLTWFLEVSPALIGLFVMIISRQRFPLTRLVYGLILIHSLILMIGGHYTYAEVPLFDWLKQPMEWERNNYDKLGHLAQGFIPAIIVREIFIRKAVLTNLSWLNFIVTCICLAISAFYELLEWLVATLSQDAATAFLGTQGYEWDTQSDMAFALLGAVTALLTLTHVHDRQINDLTNRQPPHFR; via the coding sequence ATGACGAAAATCTGGCTGGTCATTTTTTTTGCCGGATTTTTCTGGTCGGGCTTTGAACCAAAAGACCAATTAACCTGGTTTTTGGAAGTATCACCGGCTCTGATTGGCTTGTTTGTGATGATAATTTCCCGGCAAAGGTTTCCTTTGACGCGTTTGGTTTATGGTTTGATTCTGATTCACAGCTTGATTCTAATGATTGGCGGTCACTACACATATGCCGAAGTACCACTGTTCGATTGGCTAAAACAGCCCATGGAATGGGAGCGTAACAATTACGATAAACTAGGTCATTTAGCGCAAGGATTCATACCGGCAATTATTGTTAGAGAGATTTTTATTAGAAAAGCAGTGCTCACCAACCTGTCCTGGTTAAATTTTATCGTGACTTGCATTTGTCTGGCGATCAGTGCATTTTACGAATTGCTGGAGTGGTTGGTAGCCACGTTAAGTCAGGATGCCGCAACTGCCTTTTTAGGCACGCAAGGTTATGAATGGGACACGCAATCCGATATGGCTTTCGCACTTTTAGGCGCCGTGACTGCCCTGTTGACTCTGACACATGTCCATGACCGGCAAATCAATGACCTGACAAACCGCCAACCTCCCCATTTTCGATAA
- a CDS encoding carbon-nitrogen hydrolase — translation MKTNLTVSAVQQPCDADKQTNLNLSITKIHEAKNLGADLVVLPELHLGPYFCQSEDYQLFATAEPIPGPTTSVLADVAKELDVVIVSTIFEKRAPGLYHNTAVIFDKDGSIAGKYRKMHIPDDPGFYEKYYFTPGDIGFKPIETSVGKLGVMVCWDQWFPEGARLMALAGAELLIYPTAIGWDPDDTEAEKKRQLDAWITIQRAHAVANGIPVIACNRIGFEQSPIDTNTGIDFWGNSFITGPQGEVLVSANATEQKILTCEIDKARNEKVRQIWPYLRDRRIDEYGDITKRFID, via the coding sequence ATGAAAACAAACCTTACTGTAAGCGCCGTTCAGCAGCCCTGCGATGCAGACAAGCAGACCAATTTAAATTTATCCATTACCAAGATTCACGAAGCCAAAAACCTGGGCGCCGACTTGGTTGTTTTGCCTGAATTACATTTGGGACCTTATTTCTGCCAGAGCGAAGATTACCAGTTATTCGCCACCGCAGAACCTATTCCGGGACCTACTACATCTGTTCTAGCAGACGTGGCAAAAGAACTGGACGTGGTGATTGTTTCAACCATTTTTGAAAAACGGGCACCGGGGCTTTATCACAATACCGCTGTCATTTTCGATAAGGACGGCAGCATCGCCGGAAAATATCGAAAAATGCACATTCCGGATGACCCGGGATTTTACGAAAAATACTATTTCACTCCAGGCGACATCGGCTTTAAACCGATTGAAACATCCGTAGGCAAGCTAGGCGTGATGGTTTGCTGGGATCAGTGGTTTCCAGAAGGCGCCAGACTGATGGCCCTGGCTGGAGCCGAATTATTGATTTACCCAACGGCAATTGGCTGGGATCCCGACGATACTGAGGCTGAGAAAAAACGGCAACTGGACGCTTGGATTACTATTCAGAGAGCGCATGCCGTTGCCAACGGTATTCCCGTTATCGCCTGCAATCGTATCGGTTTCGAGCAATCGCCGATTGACACTAATACCGGCATTGATTTTTGGGGCAACAGCTTCATAACCGGCCCTCAAGGAGAGGTATTAGTCAGCGCTAACGCAACGGAACAAAAGATACTAACCTGTGAAATAGACAAGGCCCGAAACGAAAAAGTAAGGCAAATTTGGCCTTATTTGAGAGATAGGCGTATTGATGAGTACGGAGATATCACTAAACGATTTATAGATTAA
- a CDS encoding H-NS histone family protein, with protein MTEYQELSENELQEVILNAEKALKTKLANKRKDVIAQIKELAAAIDVSVEIIENDKKLTRKGLKVPIKYRHPQDPSKTWTGRGVTPRWLQTLLDSGRDRSEFEV; from the coding sequence ATGACTGAGTATCAGGAACTTTCTGAAAATGAATTGCAAGAGGTTATACTCAACGCAGAAAAAGCTTTAAAAACAAAATTAGCTAATAAGCGTAAAGACGTTATTGCTCAAATTAAAGAATTGGCCGCTGCCATTGATGTCAGTGTCGAAATAATAGAGAACGATAAAAAACTGACCCGTAAAGGATTGAAAGTGCCGATTAAATACCGGCATCCACAGGATCCCAGCAAAACCTGGACAGGAAGAGGCGTCACGCCAAGATGGTTGCAAACACTTTTGGATAGCGGGCGCGATCGGTCTGAATTTGAAGTTTAA
- a CDS encoding DUF2914 domain-containing protein: MAEQKKIIIKINHPNKAGKNTNQLNDEIQITEWNIKRILIVSSLILLLIVLPYVYLDNSQPENNELQGIKTEAEFLDDTDVQTPKSEDEKGVLNQDNAADKSPPVNLSPANQNTESQVESMVSDPSSQKQYRVARASLTSGIHDNQPMDEVVSPIRVAKSKATGIFYYTELFNMKGLKLYHQWLHNGKEKLRTPILVKQDHWRVSTSKLFTPAAEGNWSVRLIDQQGRIYHKINFTVKTR, from the coding sequence ATGGCAGAGCAAAAGAAAATAATCATAAAAATAAATCATCCCAATAAAGCGGGTAAAAATACAAATCAGCTTAATGATGAAATTCAAATAACAGAATGGAATATTAAACGTATATTGATTGTCTCGTCTTTGATTTTACTGCTTATCGTTTTGCCTTATGTTTATCTGGATAACAGTCAACCGGAAAATAATGAGCTTCAAGGTATAAAAACTGAAGCCGAGTTTTTAGATGATACTGACGTCCAGACGCCAAAGTCTGAAGATGAAAAGGGTGTACTTAATCAAGATAATGCAGCAGATAAAAGCCCTCCAGTTAATTTGTCCCCAGCAAATCAAAATACAGAGTCACAGGTTGAAAGCATGGTCTCAGACCCGTCATCCCAAAAACAGTATAGAGTTGCGCGAGCTTCATTAACTTCGGGTATTCATGATAATCAACCCATGGATGAAGTGGTCTCTCCAATAAGAGTGGCCAAAAGCAAAGCAACAGGTATATTTTATTATACCGAGCTTTTCAACATGAAAGGCTTAAAGCTTTACCATCAGTGGCTGCACAACGGAAAAGAAAAGTTAAGAACCCCCATACTGGTTAAGCAGGATCATTGGCGAGTTTCAACCAGCAAACTGTTTACTCCTGCGGCCGAGGGAAACTGGTCGGTCAGGTTGATAGATCAGCAGGGTAGGATTTATCACAAAATAAATTTCACCGTAAAAACCAGGTAA